The DNA segment ATACCCATCCTCAGTTGCACAAGCCCTAAACATCCCAAACGTGTTAAATTCCATGGCTACTTCTCCTTTGGCAGAAACGGCAACAAGGCCTGCATTACCTTCAGGAACACTCTCATGGATCACATATTTTGCAGCTTCTTCGAGAGACAGTCCTTTGTACTCCATAAGCGCAGCTACATCTCGAGCAACTGTAGCTTTAATAATGGCTTCACCTACTCCCGTAGCAGACACCGCACAGAGAGAATTCGCGTAAGTCCCTGCACCTATGATAGGCGTGTCTCCAATCCTTCCTGCCATTTTGTTCACCAATCCTCCAGTTGAAGTTGCGGTGGCTAAGTTCCCACTGCTATCGACTGCAACACATCCAACAGTCCCAATTTGACTATCTCCATCAGCTGTGTGTGTTTCTACTAGAATTTCTTTCTGAACTGCTGGTGTATAATCGACCTGCAATTTATACATAGCACACTTAGAAAAGTGCAAAACTAATCACAAGACGATTTCCATCACCGAATAACTTCATACGAAACTACCTGAACTCTGTCAGCTTCTTTTGCTAGATTTAACCTTTCAATATTCTCCGGAGTAACAAAATGACTTGCATCTACAGTTTCAACACCCTGCAGTAAAAGAGAGTGTTTAATAACTAGACATTTGTACATATTACTGCAGTTTCAGAGAATTCATTGCAGCTAGCTTGACAATTCAACAAGTATTTTAAATGCAGAAAGTGTAGAAAATTTAACAGTACAGATT comes from the Papaver somniferum cultivar HN1 unplaced genomic scaffold, ASM357369v1 unplaced-scaffold_10589, whole genome shotgun sequence genome and includes:
- the LOC113327622 gene encoding isoaspartyl peptidase/L-asparaginase 1-like; its protein translation is MGWAIALHGGAGPIPNSLPKERREPREAALRHCLAIGVEALKANLPALDVVELVVRELENKPFFNAGKGSVLTANGTVEMEASIMDGKTKACGAVSGLSTVVNAVSLARLVMEKTPHVYLGFDGAEAFAREQGVETVDASHFVTPENIERLNLAKEADRVQVDYTPAVQKEILVETHTADGDSQIGTVGCVAVDSSGNLATATSTGGLVNKMAGRIGDTPIIGAGTYANSLCAVSATGVGEAIIKATVARDVAALMEYKGLSLEEAAKYVIHESVPEGNAGLVAVSAKGEVAMEFNTFGMFRACATEDGYSEIAIWPSSSVLE